From a single Streptomyces sp. 1331.2 genomic region:
- the lepB gene encoding signal peptidase I → MSSVVEQTADRPVAPADGRRRPGTVLQGIALALGLLLMVGGFALIAIDYRPYNIPTPSMHPTLQAGDTVLARKVGGGAIGRGDVVVFRDQAWGGELMVKRVVAVGGDTVATSGDNRRLTVDGQPVDEPYLAAQGRQGESFSVTVPQGRLFVLGDNRVGSLDSRSHLEVDGGTVPVAAIEARVEATVMPFGRMGLLGRTAAFDGFAGPRASQPGPLEPAAYATVAGAALILVTSAVGGVAGLARRFRRGRSS, encoded by the coding sequence ATGAGCAGTGTCGTGGAGCAGACGGCGGACCGCCCGGTCGCGCCCGCCGACGGGCGCCGCCGGCCCGGCACGGTGCTGCAGGGCATCGCACTGGCGCTCGGGCTGCTGCTGATGGTCGGCGGCTTCGCCCTCATCGCGATCGACTACCGGCCGTACAACATCCCCACCCCCTCGATGCACCCGACCCTGCAGGCCGGGGACACCGTGCTGGCGCGGAAGGTCGGCGGCGGCGCCATCGGCCGGGGCGACGTGGTGGTCTTCCGGGACCAGGCCTGGGGCGGCGAGCTCATGGTCAAGCGGGTGGTCGCGGTCGGCGGCGACACCGTCGCCACCAGCGGGGACAACCGCCGGCTGACGGTCGACGGACAGCCGGTGGACGAGCCGTACCTCGCGGCCCAGGGCCGCCAGGGCGAGTCGTTCAGCGTGACCGTGCCGCAGGGCAGGCTGTTCGTGCTCGGCGACAACCGCGTGGGCTCGCTCGACTCCCGCAGCCACCTGGAGGTCGACGGCGGGACCGTCCCGGTCGCGGCCATCGAGGCCAGGGTCGAGGCCACCGTGATGCCCTTCGGTCGGATGGGCCTGCTCGGCCGCACCGCCGCCTTCGACGGTTTCGCGGGCCCGCGGGCGTCCCAGCCCGGCCCCCTGGAGCCGGCCGCCTACGCCACCGTCGCGGGTGCGGCGCTGATCCTGGTGACCTCGGCGGTGGGAGGGGTGGCGGGCCTGGCCCGCCGGTTCCGCCGGGGGCGCAGCTCCTGA
- the lepB gene encoding signal peptidase I produces MGDLVIGARSGAGEPEGPGRRVARSADSAAPSAAVEDAAAQTADEHGAGAEDSPERSHSQPSHPGPSHAGTEPADGPESPAKPRKQRSFWKELPILIGIALILALVIKTFFVQAFSIPSESMQNTLQVGDRVLVDKLTPWFGAEPERGEVVVFHDPGGWLNDEPTPQSSNSFVRGLQDVLSFVGLMPSANEKDLIKRVIAVGGDTVECEGEGPVKVNGVALNEPYVYRGNTPCGDHPFGPVKVPKGRIWVMGDHRANSLDSRFHMDQPGGGTVPVDNVIGRAFVVAWPIDHWSTLPVPDTFDQKGLAAAAPPAPPVAGAVGAVALLPLVRRVRGREERRKES; encoded by the coding sequence GTGGGGGATTTGGTGATCGGTGCCCGCTCAGGCGCCGGAGAACCCGAGGGCCCGGGCCGCCGGGTGGCCCGGTCCGCCGACTCCGCGGCGCCCTCGGCCGCGGTCGAGGACGCGGCGGCCCAGACCGCCGACGAGCACGGCGCCGGAGCGGAGGACTCCCCGGAACGCTCGCACTCGCAGCCCTCGCATCCGGGACCTTCGCATGCGGGGACCGAGCCGGCGGACGGGCCGGAGTCTCCGGCCAAGCCGCGCAAGCAGCGTTCCTTCTGGAAGGAACTGCCGATCCTGATCGGGATCGCGCTGATCCTCGCGCTCGTTATCAAGACCTTTTTCGTCCAGGCGTTCTCCATTCCGTCGGAGTCGATGCAGAACACGCTGCAGGTGGGTGACCGCGTCCTGGTGGACAAGCTGACCCCGTGGTTCGGGGCGGAACCCGAGCGCGGTGAGGTCGTGGTGTTCCACGACCCGGGCGGCTGGCTGAACGACGAGCCGACCCCACAGAGCAGCAACTCCTTCGTCCGCGGCCTGCAGGACGTGCTCAGCTTCGTCGGGCTGATGCCCTCCGCCAACGAGAAGGACCTGATCAAGCGGGTCATCGCGGTCGGCGGGGACACCGTCGAGTGCGAGGGCGAGGGACCGGTCAAGGTCAACGGCGTCGCGCTCAACGAGCCGTACGTCTACCGGGGCAACACCCCCTGCGGTGACCACCCGTTCGGGCCGGTGAAGGTGCCCAAGGGCCGGATCTGGGTGATGGGCGACCACCGCGCCAACTCGCTGGACTCCCGCTTCCACATGGACCAGCCGGGCGGTGGCACCGTCCCGGTGGACAACGTGATCGGGCGGGCCTTCGTGGTGGCCTGGCCGATCGACCACTGGTCGACGCTGCCGGTGCCGGACACCTTCGACCAGAAGGGCCTGGCGGCGGCCGCGCCGCCGGCGCCGCCCGTGGCCGGTGCGGTCGGGGCCGTCGCGCTGCTCCCGCTGGTGCGTCGGGTGCGGGGCCGGGAGGAGCGCCGGAAGGAGTCCTGA
- the lepB gene encoding signal peptidase I, with product MREIPMIILVALLVALVMKTFLIQVFVIPSGSMEQTIRVGDRVLVDKLTPWFGSEPQRGDVVVFKDPGGWLEHDRKPSGDGAALGAGKRVLTFVGLLPSDDEQDLIKRVIGVGGDTVECCDAQGRLSVNGHPVDEPYLAPDNPPSRQPFKVKVPEGRLWVMGDHRDVSADSRFHMGNPGQGTIPLSGVVGRAFVIAWPLDRFRQLDVPTSLSSLPTAPQAAGTAAESVGVGPVPMEPPLVMGVLGILPLVVRRRGRPPE from the coding sequence GTGCGCGAGATTCCGATGATCATCCTGGTGGCCCTGCTGGTGGCGCTGGTGATGAAGACCTTCCTGATCCAGGTGTTCGTGATCCCCTCGGGCTCGATGGAACAGACCATCCGGGTCGGTGACCGGGTGCTGGTGGACAAGTTGACCCCCTGGTTCGGCAGTGAGCCGCAGCGCGGCGACGTGGTGGTGTTCAAGGACCCGGGGGGTTGGCTGGAGCACGACCGCAAGCCCTCCGGCGACGGTGCGGCGCTGGGCGCGGGCAAGCGGGTGCTGACCTTCGTCGGGCTGCTGCCGTCCGACGACGAACAGGACCTGATCAAGCGGGTGATCGGGGTCGGTGGGGACACCGTCGAGTGCTGTGACGCGCAGGGGCGGCTCAGCGTCAACGGCCACCCGGTGGACGAGCCCTACCTCGCGCCCGACAATCCGCCGTCCCGGCAGCCCTTCAAGGTGAAGGTGCCGGAAGGCCGGTTGTGGGTCATGGGCGACCACCGGGACGTCTCCGCCGACTCCCGTTTCCACATGGGCAATCCGGGCCAGGGCACGATCCCGCTGAGCGGCGTGGTCGGTCGCGCCTTCGTGATCGCCTGGCCGCTGGACCGGTTCCGGCAACTCGACGTGCCTACGTCACTCTCCTCTCTCCCCACGGCGCCGCAGGCCGCCGGAACTGCCGCGGAATCCGTGGGTGTTGGGCCGGTTCCTATGGAACCTCCGCTCGTTATGGGTGTGTTGGGCATCCTTCCGCTCGTCGTTCGTCGGCGGGGCCGGCCTCCGGAGTGA
- the lepB gene encoding signal peptidase I has product MSTHEPPADRDGSPAPTGAGSLSRSAVVSGEAVTGTAAADDMAKDNAEDSEQEAEPGHSRSRDLLLLVGICLAALLVVNAFVARPFAVPSGSMEDTLRPGDRLVANQLAYAFGGHPQRGDVVVFDGTGSFLRESAKPSGFWDGLRAFAQDLGLAPAGDTVYVKRVIGVGGDRVTSTGPGAPITVNGVAVDETSYLAPGDDPSSVAFDVVVPAGELWVMGDHRSASRDSRDHLGEPGGGFVPEEKVIGRADWVVYPFSRWTGLDRPAAFAATAGTGGHGDQR; this is encoded by the coding sequence ATGAGCACGCACGAACCACCCGCGGACCGCGACGGCAGTCCCGCACCCACCGGTGCGGGCTCGCTGTCGCGGTCCGCGGTCGTTTCCGGGGAAGCGGTGACCGGTACGGCTGCTGCCGACGACATGGCGAAGGACAATGCCGAGGACTCGGAGCAGGAGGCGGAGCCCGGCCACTCGCGCTCGCGCGACCTGCTGTTGCTGGTGGGGATCTGCCTGGCGGCCCTGCTCGTGGTGAACGCCTTCGTCGCGCGTCCGTTCGCGGTGCCCTCCGGGTCGATGGAGGACACCCTGCGGCCGGGGGACCGGCTGGTCGCGAACCAGCTCGCCTACGCCTTCGGCGGCCACCCGCAGCGGGGCGACGTCGTGGTCTTCGACGGAACGGGCTCCTTCCTGAGGGAGTCGGCGAAGCCGTCGGGCTTCTGGGACGGCCTGCGGGCGTTCGCCCAGGACCTCGGGCTGGCCCCGGCCGGTGACACGGTCTACGTCAAGCGCGTGATCGGCGTCGGCGGCGACCGGGTGACCAGCACCGGCCCGGGCGCGCCGATCACCGTCAACGGCGTAGCGGTGGACGAGACCTCCTACCTGGCCCCGGGGGACGACCCGTCGAGCGTGGCCTTCGACGTGGTGGTGCCGGCCGGCGAGCTGTGGGTGATGGGTGACCACCGCAGTGCCTCCCGGGACTCCCGCGACCACCTCGGTGAGCCCGGCGGCGGCTTCGTGCCGGAGGAGAAGGTGATCGGCCGGGCGGACTGGGTGGTGTACCCGTTCTCGCGGTGGACCGGCCTGGACCGGCCCGCGGCCTTCGCCGCGACTGCGGGGACGGGTGGTCATGGGGACCAGAGGTAG
- the rplS gene encoding 50S ribosomal protein L19, which translates to MSNKLAAVDAASLRTDIPAFRAGDTLKVHVRVIEGNRSRVQVFQGVVIRRHGAGIGETFTVRKVSFNVGVERTFPVHTPVVEKIEVVTRGAVRRAKLYYLRDLRGKAAKIKEKRDR; encoded by the coding sequence ATGAGCAACAAGCTCGCTGCTGTCGACGCGGCCTCGCTGCGTACCGACATCCCGGCCTTCCGCGCCGGTGACACCCTGAAGGTCCACGTCCGGGTCATCGAGGGCAACCGCTCCCGTGTCCAGGTCTTCCAGGGCGTCGTCATCCGTCGCCACGGCGCCGGCATCGGTGAGACCTTCACCGTTCGCAAGGTCAGCTTCAACGTCGGCGTGGAGCGCACCTTCCCGGTGCACACCCCGGTCGTCGAGAAGATCGAGGTCGTGACCCGCGGTGCGGTTCGCCGCGCCAAGCTGTACTACCTGCGTGACCTCCGCGGCAAGGCCGCGAAGATCAAGGAGAAGCGCGACCGCTGA
- the trmD gene encoding tRNA (guanosine(37)-N1)-methyltransferase TrmD, translating to MRIDVVTIFPEYLEPLNISLVGKARARGQLDVHVHDLREWTHDVHRTVDDSPYGGGPGMVMKPEPWGEALDAVVAGGPEGELPTLVVPTPSGRPFTQELAQELAGRPWLAFTPARYEGIDRRVIEEAATRMPVVEASIGDYVLAGGEVAVLVMVEAIARLLPGVLGNAESHRDDSFAPGAMADLLEGPVYTKPAEWRGRAVPDVLLSGNHGRIARWRREQAFARTLANRPDLVERWQYGAFDKKDREALSILGLAWDEKLGRFRSAAGGVEE from the coding sequence ATGCGGATAGACGTCGTCACGATCTTCCCCGAGTACCTGGAGCCGCTGAACATCTCGCTGGTCGGCAAGGCCCGCGCCCGCGGCCAGCTGGACGTGCACGTCCACGACCTGCGCGAGTGGACGCACGACGTGCACCGCACGGTGGACGACAGCCCGTACGGCGGCGGCCCCGGCATGGTGATGAAGCCCGAGCCGTGGGGCGAGGCGCTGGACGCGGTGGTCGCCGGCGGGCCCGAGGGCGAACTGCCCACCCTGGTGGTGCCCACCCCGAGCGGACGCCCGTTCACCCAGGAGCTCGCGCAGGAGCTGGCCGGCCGCCCCTGGCTGGCCTTCACCCCCGCGCGCTACGAGGGCATCGACCGCCGGGTGATCGAGGAGGCGGCCACCCGCATGCCGGTGGTCGAGGCCTCGATCGGCGACTACGTGCTGGCCGGCGGTGAGGTCGCGGTGCTGGTGATGGTCGAGGCGATCGCCCGGCTGCTGCCCGGGGTGCTCGGCAACGCCGAGTCCCACCGCGACGACTCTTTCGCGCCGGGCGCGATGGCGGACCTGCTGGAGGGCCCGGTCTACACCAAGCCCGCCGAGTGGCGAGGCCGAGCGGTGCCGGACGTGCTCCTCAGCGGCAACCACGGCCGTATCGCCCGCTGGCGGCGCGAGCAGGCCTTCGCCCGCACCTTGGCCAACCGGCCGGACCTGGTCGAGCGCTGGCAGTACGGCGCCTTCGACAAGAAGGACCGGGAAGCGCTCAGCATCCTGGGCCTGGCCTGGGACGAGAAGCTCGGCCGATTTCGGTCGGCGGCCGGTGGTGTGGAAGAATAG
- the rimM gene encoding ribosome maturation factor RimM (Essential for efficient processing of 16S rRNA), whose protein sequence is MQLVVGRIGRAHGIRGDVSVEVRTDEPELRLGPGAVLLTDPASAGPLTVESGKVHSGRLLLRFAGVKDRNAAEALRGTLLISEVDPEERPDDPEEYYDHQLIGLDVVLLDGTLVGELTEVVHLPYQDLLTVKKADGTEVLVPFVSQIVPTIDLENQRAVITPPAGLIDPDQAEVAGTSSAERVESAERVESAERAEDSEGSEASGEPESSEGTEGSGESE, encoded by the coding sequence GTGCAGCTCGTCGTCGGCAGGATCGGCCGTGCCCACGGCATCAGGGGGGACGTCAGCGTCGAGGTCCGCACCGACGAGCCGGAACTCCGGCTCGGCCCCGGTGCCGTCCTGCTCACCGACCCCGCGTCGGCCGGGCCGCTGACCGTCGAGTCCGGCAAGGTCCACAGCGGCCGGTTGCTGCTGCGCTTCGCCGGCGTCAAGGACCGCAACGCGGCCGAGGCCCTGCGGGGGACCCTGCTCATCTCCGAGGTCGACCCGGAGGAGCGTCCCGACGACCCGGAGGAGTACTACGACCACCAGCTCATCGGCCTGGACGTGGTGCTGCTCGACGGCACCCTGGTCGGCGAGCTGACCGAGGTGGTCCACCTGCCGTACCAGGACCTGCTCACGGTGAAGAAGGCCGACGGGACGGAGGTGCTGGTGCCCTTCGTCAGCCAGATCGTGCCGACCATCGACCTGGAGAACCAGCGCGCGGTGATCACCCCGCCGGCCGGGCTGATCGATCCGGACCAGGCCGAGGTCGCCGGTACGTCGTCGGCCGAGCGCGTCGAGAGCGCCGAGCGCGTCGAGAGCGCCGAGCGCGCCGAGGACTCGGAGGGGTCGGAGGCCTCGGGCGAGCCCGAGAGCTCGGAGGGGACCGAGGGTTCGGGGGAGTCGGAGTGA
- a CDS encoding RNA-binding protein yields MIEDALDHLVKGIVEHPDEVQVRSRNLRRGNTIEVRVHPDDLGKVIGRGGRTARALRTVVGALGGRNVRVDLVDVDNIR; encoded by the coding sequence GTGATCGAGGACGCCCTCGACCACCTGGTGAAGGGCATCGTCGAGCACCCCGACGAGGTGCAGGTGCGCTCGCGCAACCTGCGTCGGGGTAACACCATCGAGGTGCGGGTGCACCCCGATGACCTCGGCAAGGTGATCGGCCGGGGCGGCCGTACGGCGCGCGCTCTGCGCACCGTGGTCGGCGCCCTCGGCGGTCGCAACGTCCGGGTCGACCTGGTCGACGTGGACAACATTCGCTGA
- the rpsP gene encoding 30S ribosomal protein S16, producing MAVKIKLKRLGKIRSPHYRIVVADSRTKRDGRAIEEIGIYQPTYNPSKIEVDSDRAQYWLSVGAQPTEPVLAILKLTGDWQKFKGLPAPAPLKVAEPKVEDFSHLFAKAVAGFEDATTGVAITPKAKKSDKAEAEADAAAEA from the coding sequence GTGGCAGTCAAGATCAAGCTCAAGCGTCTCGGCAAGATTCGCTCCCCGCACTACCGCATCGTCGTCGCCGACTCGCGCACCAAGCGTGACGGCCGCGCGATCGAGGAGATCGGCATCTACCAGCCGACCTACAACCCCTCGAAGATCGAGGTCGACAGCGACCGCGCCCAGTACTGGCTGTCCGTCGGCGCCCAGCCGACCGAGCCGGTGCTCGCCATCCTGAAGCTGACCGGCGACTGGCAGAAGTTCAAGGGCCTGCCGGCTCCGGCCCCGCTGAAGGTCGCGGAGCCGAAGGTCGAGGACTTCTCGCACCTGTTCGCCAAGGCCGTCGCCGGCTTCGAGGACGCCACGACCGGCGTCGCCATCACCCCGAAGGCCAAGAAGTCGGACAAGGCCGAGGCTGAGGCCGACGCCGCCGCCGAGGCCTGA
- the proS gene encoding proline--tRNA ligase — protein sequence MAKAPVLTPQAEDFPRWYQDLINKAELADNGPVRGTMVIRPYGYGLWERMQQEMDARIKKAGAQNAYFPMFIPQSYLTKEAEHVEGFAPELAVVTHGGGKQLEEPVVVRPTSETIINEYFSKWVQSHRDLPLLINQWANVVRWELRPRVFLRTTEFLWQEGHTAHATYEDARAYASMIHTQVYGDFMTNVLAIDVVLGRKTAKERFAGAINTLTLEGMMGDGKALQMGTSHELGQNFAKAFNTTYQLQGAEREHVWQTSWGVSTRMVGGLIMSHGDDNGLRVPPRLAAVQAVVLAIKGDDAVIAKVREIGAQLEAAGIRVVVDDRTDTPFGRRAVDWELKGVPLRIEVGPRDLENGTAMLARRIPGGKEPVSIDALATLLPGVLEEDQALLLRQSRERREARTVDVKTIDEAVEAAATGWGRISWADLGAEGEAKLAEQGVTVRCIVAADGSVPQADDQDGNIAIVARAY from the coding sequence ATGGCTAAGGCACCCGTTCTCACCCCTCAGGCGGAAGACTTCCCGCGCTGGTACCAGGACCTCATCAACAAGGCCGAGCTGGCCGACAACGGTCCGGTGCGCGGCACCATGGTCATCCGACCGTACGGCTACGGCCTGTGGGAGCGGATGCAGCAGGAGATGGACGCGCGGATCAAGAAGGCCGGCGCGCAGAACGCCTACTTCCCGATGTTCATCCCGCAGTCCTACCTGACCAAGGAAGCGGAGCACGTCGAGGGCTTCGCCCCCGAGCTCGCGGTGGTCACCCACGGCGGCGGCAAGCAGCTGGAGGAGCCGGTCGTCGTCCGGCCGACCTCCGAGACGATCATCAACGAGTACTTCTCGAAGTGGGTGCAGAGCCACCGCGACCTGCCCCTGCTGATCAACCAGTGGGCCAACGTGGTCCGTTGGGAGCTGCGCCCGCGCGTCTTCCTGCGCACCACCGAGTTCCTCTGGCAGGAGGGCCACACCGCCCACGCCACCTACGAGGACGCCCGCGCGTACGCGTCGATGATCCACACCCAGGTCTACGGCGACTTCATGACCAACGTGCTCGCCATCGACGTCGTGCTCGGCCGCAAGACCGCCAAGGAGCGCTTCGCCGGCGCCATCAACACCCTCACGCTCGAAGGCATGATGGGCGACGGCAAGGCGCTGCAGATGGGCACCAGCCACGAGCTGGGCCAGAACTTCGCCAAGGCGTTCAACACCACCTACCAGCTGCAGGGCGCCGAGCGCGAGCACGTCTGGCAGACCTCCTGGGGCGTCTCGACCCGCATGGTCGGCGGCCTGATCATGTCCCACGGCGACGACAACGGCCTGCGGGTGCCCCCGCGTCTGGCCGCCGTCCAGGCCGTCGTGCTGGCGATCAAGGGCGACGACGCGGTCATCGCCAAGGTCCGCGAGATCGGCGCCCAGCTGGAGGCCGCCGGCATCCGGGTCGTGGTCGACGACCGCACCGACACCCCGTTCGGCCGCCGCGCCGTCGACTGGGAGCTCAAGGGCGTCCCGCTGCGCATCGAGGTCGGCCCGCGCGACCTGGAGAACGGCACCGCGATGCTGGCCCGCCGCATCCCGGGCGGCAAGGAGCCGGTCTCCATCGACGCCCTGGCGACGCTGCTCCCGGGCGTCCTGGAGGAGGACCAGGCGCTGCTGCTGCGCCAGTCCCGCGAGCGCCGCGAGGCCCGCACGGTCGACGTCAAGACCATCGACGAGGCCGTCGAGGCCGCCGCGACCGGCTGGGGCCGGATCTCCTGGGCCGACCTCGGCGCGGAGGGCGAGGCCAAGCTGGCCGAGCAGGGCGTCACGGTGCGCTGCATCGTCGCGGCCGACGGTTCGGTGCCGCAGGCGGACGACCAGGACGGCAATATCGCGATCGTCGCCCGCGCGTACTGA
- a CDS encoding class I SAM-dependent methyltransferase encodes MASARTTGTAVRPTGAQAHHPQPGATAPARARDWAEIQERMLVPLYEAVYDRLEVGPASSVLGLGCRSGLALLLAAGRGAQVAGQEPREELRELAHGRRLRVCAGFRPTAAVPRSAHSLVTVFDQLPGAAAPGPVVAEAARLALPGGHVVLAVWGPPERCASALVLDVARRMAGRTTARDPFELSAPGALEDLLAPAGLRPAGGGRVACPFAYADIDSAVRGLLSTGLFDAAEEFSGASLVAKELEEALQPYLRPDGSVRMENVFRYLVAERPRR; translated from the coding sequence ATGGCTTCAGCTCGGACGACCGGCACAGCCGTACGACCAACGGGCGCACAGGCGCACCACCCGCAGCCCGGGGCCACCGCGCCCGCGCGGGCGCGCGACTGGGCGGAGATCCAGGAACGCATGCTGGTGCCGCTCTACGAGGCGGTCTACGACCGGTTGGAGGTCGGCCCGGCGAGCAGTGTGCTGGGCCTGGGCTGCCGGTCCGGGCTGGCGCTGCTGCTCGCCGCGGGACGGGGCGCCCAGGTCGCCGGGCAGGAGCCGCGGGAGGAGCTGCGCGAGCTGGCGCACGGCCGCCGACTACGGGTGTGCGCCGGGTTCCGGCCGACGGCCGCCGTCCCCCGCTCGGCCCATTCACTGGTGACCGTTTTCGACCAGCTGCCCGGCGCCGCCGCGCCCGGCCCGGTGGTGGCCGAGGCCGCCCGGCTCGCGCTGCCGGGCGGGCACGTGGTGCTCGCCGTGTGGGGCCCGCCGGAGCGCTGCGCGAGCGCCCTGGTGCTGGACGTGGCCCGGCGGATGGCGGGCCGGACCACCGCGCGCGACCCCTTCGAGCTGAGCGCGCCGGGAGCGCTGGAGGACCTGCTCGCCCCGGCGGGCCTGCGGCCGGCCGGCGGCGGGCGGGTGGCCTGCCCGTTCGCCTACGCGGACATCGACAGCGCGGTTCGGGGCCTGCTCTCCACCGGCCTGTTCGACGCGGCCGAGGAGTTCTCCGGCGCCTCGCTGGTGGCCAAGGAGCTGGAGGAGGCGCTGCAGCCGTACCTGCGCCCGGACGGCTCGGTCCGGATGGAGAACGTGTTCCGCTACCTGGTTGCCGAGCGGCCGCGCCGGTAG